The following are encoded in a window of Ricinus communis isolate WT05 ecotype wild-type chromosome 4, ASM1957865v1, whole genome shotgun sequence genomic DNA:
- the LOC8266390 gene encoding probable pectate lyase 18 — MAFSISLALFSLFSLLTPSLISSSPVQDPELVVREVHTAIRNASRARRNLGYLSCGTGNPIDDCWRCDPNWEKNRQRLADCAIGFGKNAIGGRDGKIYVVTDSGNDDPVNPKPGTLRHAVIQDEPLWIIFERDMTIQLKEELIMNSFKTIDGRGASVHIAGGPCITIQYVTNIIIHGLHIHDCKQGGNAYVRDSPRHYGWRTISDGDGVSIFGGSHIWVDHNSLSNCNDGLVDAIHGSTAITVSNNFMTHHDKVMLLGHSDSYTQDKNMQVTIAFNHFGEGLVQRMPRCRHGYFHVVNNDYTHWEMYAIGGSAAPTINSQGNRFVAPDNRFSKEVTKHEDAPESQWKNWNWRSEGDLLVNGAFFRATGAGASSSYAKASSLSARPSSLVGSITVGAGALPCKKGARC, encoded by the exons ATGGCATTCTCTATTTCACTAGCTTTGTTCTCCCTCTTCTCCCTCCTCACCCCTTCTCTCATTTCCTCTTCCCCTGTTCAAGACCCTGAACTTGTAGTGCGAGAAGTACATAC GGCAATCCGCAATGCCTCTAGGGCTAGGAGGAATTTGGGGTATCTTTCTTGCGGCACTGGTAATCCTATCGATGACTGCTGGCGCTGTGACCCTAATTGGGAGAAGAATCGCCAGAGATTGGCGGATTGCGCAATTGGGTTCGGTAAAAATGCCATTGGTGGAAGAGATGGAAAAATTTATGTTGTGACCGATTCTGGTAATGACGACCCTGTTAACCCTAAGCCAGGGACTCTAAGGCATGCTGTGATTCAAGATGAGCCATTGTGGATTATTTTTGAACGGGACATGACAATCCAATTAAAAGAAGAGCTGATCATGAATTCGTTTAAGACAATTGATGGTAGAGGAGCTAGTGTTCATATTGCTGGCGGTCCATGCATTACTATACAATATGTTACAAACATTATCATCCATGGACTTCACATACATGACTGCAAGCAAGGAGGGAACGCTTATGTGAGGGACTCCCCACGGCACTATGGATGGAGGACCATATCAGATGGTGATGGTGTGTCTATCTTTGGGGGTAGTCATATTTGGGTGGATCACAATTCGTTATCGAACTGTAACGATGGACTGGTTGATGCAATTCATGGGTCCACAGCCATCACAGTTTCTAACAATTTCATGACCCACCATGATAAAGTCATGTTGTTGGGTCACAGCGATTCCTACACTCAGGACAAGAACATGCAAGTCACTATAGCCTTCAATCACTTTGGAGAAGGCCTCGTCCAAAGGATGCCaag ATGTAGACACGGGTATTTTCATGTGGTCAACAATGACTACACTCATTGGGAAATGTATGCTATTGGAGGTAGTGCAGCACCCACAATCAATAGCCAGGGAAATAGATTTGTTGCACCTGACAATAGATTCAGTAAAGAG GTGACGAAACATGAGGATGCACCAGAAAGTCAATGGAAGAACTGGAATTGGAGGTCTGAAGGAGACCTCTTGGTCAATGGTGCATTTTTCAGAGCAACAGGAGCAGGAGCCTCTTCAAGCTATGCTAAAGCTTCAAGCTTGAGTGCTAGACCTTCATCACTTGTTGGCTCCATAACTGTGGGTGCAGGTGCTCTTCCTTGCAAGAAAGGCGCTCGCTGTTGA
- the LOC8278243 gene encoding vignain precursor, with protein MQKFILLALSLALVLAITESFDFHEKELESEESLWGLYERWRSHHTVSRSLHEKQKRFNVFKHNAMHVHNANKMDKPYKLKLNKFADMTNHEFRNTYSGSKVKHHRMFRGGPRGNGTFMYEKVDTVPASVDWRKKGAVTSVKDQGQCGSCWAFSTIVAVEGINQIKTNKLVSLSEQELVDCDTDQNQGCNGGLMDYAFEFIKQRGGITTEANYPYEAYDGTCDVSKENAPAVSIDGHENVPENDENALLKAVANQPVSVAIDAGGSDFQFYSEGVFTGSCGTELDHGVAIVGYGTTIDGTKYWTVKNSWGPEWGEKGYIRMERGISDKEGLCGIAMEASYPIKKSSNNPSGIKSSPKDEL; from the exons ATGCAAAAGTTTATACTTCTGGCTCTCTCATTGGCTTTAGTTCTAGCAATCACGGAGAGTTTCGATTTCCatgaaaaagaattagaatCTGAGGAAAGCTTGTGGGGTTTGTATGAAAGGTGGAGAAGTCATCACACTGTTTCTAGGAGTCTTCATGAGAAACAAAAGCGTTTCAATGTGTTCAAGCATAATGCCATGCATGTCCATAACGCTAATAAGATGGACAAGCCTTATAAATTGAAGTTGAACAAGTTTGCAGATATGACTAACCATGAATTCAGGAACACTTATTCTGGCTCAAAAGTTAAACATCATAGAATGTTTCGCGGGGGGCCACGAGGAAATGGAACCTTCATGTATGAGAAGGTGGATACTGTCCCCGCATCCGTTGATTGGAGAAAGAAAGGTGCTGTCACCAGTGTTAAGGATCAAGGCCAATGTG GTAGTTGCTGGGCATTTTCAACCATTGTAGCAGTTGAGGGTATCAATCAAATCAAGACAAACAAGCTAGTGTCTTTGTCCGAGCAAGAGTTGGTGGATTGTGACACTGACCAAAACCAAGGATGTAACGGAGGGCTGATGGATTATGCATTTGAATTCATCAAGCAAAGGGGTGGCATAACAACTGAGGCTAATTATCCTTATGAAGCTTATGATGGAACTTGCGATGTTTCAAAG GAGAATGCACCGGCAGTCTCTATTGATGGACACGAGAACGTGCCTGAAAATGATGAGAATGCATTGCTTAAAGCAGTGGCAAACCAGCCTGTATCTGTTGCTATAGATGCCGGAGGTTCAGATTTCCAATTCTACTCGGAG GGGGTCTTCACTGGAAGTTGTGGAACAGAGCTGGATCATGGAGTAGCAATCGTGGGTTATGGAACAACTATTGACGGAACTAAATACTGGACTGTGAAGAATTCTTGGGGACCTGAATGGGGAGAGAAGGGATACATAAGGATGGAACGTGGCATCTCTGATAAAGAAGGACTTTGCGGTATAGCAATGGAAGCTTCATATCCCATCAAGAAATCCTCAAACAATCCATCAGGAATTAAATCTTCTCCTAAGGATGAACTCTGA
- the LOC8278242 gene encoding BTB/POZ and TAZ domain-containing protein 1: MEEAHSTTATSTLYGDLYAHFQNIDGNSRELPEPDVQILTSGGLRIPVHSSILASVSSVLENIIDRPRKHRSSERIIPILGVPCDAVSVFVRFIYSARCTEDELEKFGIHLLALSHVYLVPQLKQRCAKDVGQRLTVDNVVDVLQLARLCDAPDLYLKCMKLITNHFKSVEKTEGWEFMQNHDPFLEYEILQFIDEAELRKKRTRRHRQEQSLYMELGVAMDCLEHICTEGCTSVGPYDVQPTKKRVPCNKFSTCQGLQLLIKHFATCKNRVNGGCSRCKRMWQLLRLHASMCDQPDSCRVPLCRQFKLKMQHEKKGDDALWKLLVRKVVSARVLSSLSLPKRKREEQLKETIHDHGIRTFRL; encoded by the exons ATGGAAGAGGCTCATAGCACAACCGCCACCTCCACCCTATACGGCGACCTGTACGCCCATTTTCAGAATATCGATGGGAATTCTCGTGAATTACCTGAACCCGACGTCCAAATTCTCACTTCCGGTGGACTCCGCATTCCTGTCCATAGCAGTATTCTG GCATCAGTATCATCAGTACTGGAGAATATAATTGATAGACCACGTAAGCATCGGAGCTCCGAGAGAATCATTCCCATCCTCGGCGTTCCCTGCGACGCCGTTTCCGTGTTCGTTCGTTTCATCTACTCTGCAAG ATGCACAGAGGACGAGCTGGAGAAATTTGGGATCCATCTATTGGCATTATCCCATGTTTACTTGGTCCCACAGCTGAAACAGAGATGCGCTAAGGATGTGGGTCAACGGTTGACGGTTGACAATGTGGTGGATGTGCTTCAATTAGCAAGGCTCTGCGATGCACCTGATCTTTATCTCAAGTGCATGAAATTAATCACCAACCATTTCAAGTCAGTAGAGAAAACTGAAGGATGGGAATTCATGCAAAATCATGATCCTTTTCTCGAGTATGAGATTCTCCAATTTATTGATGAAGCTGAATTG AGGAAAAAGAGAACAAGGAGGCACAGGCAAGAGCAAAGCTTGTACATGGAGCTAGGTGTAGCAATGGATTGCTTAGAGCACATATGCACTGAAGGGTGCACAAGTGTTGGACCTTATGATGTGCAGCCCACCAAAAAGAGGGTTCCATGTAACAAATTCTCTACGTGTCAAGGTCTCCAGCTTTTGATCAAGCATTTTGCAACGTGTAAGAATCGGGTTAATGGAGGTTGCTCCCGTTGTAAGCGGATGTGGCAGCTGCTCAGACTTCACGCTTCAATGTGTGACCAGCCTGATTCTTGCAGAGTTCCTCTCTGCAg GCAATTCAAACTTAAGATGCAACACGAGAAGAAGGGCGATGATGCACTATGGAAATTGTTAGTGAGGAAGGTAGTGTCTGCAAGAGTTTTGTCTTCACTCTCCCTGCCTAAGAGGAAAAGGGAAGAGCAATTAAAGGAGACAATACATGATCATGGCATTAGGACCTTCAGATTATAA